TGGACAACTCACAAAGAAAAAATCTGCTACATAGATTTTACCTTTATAATTTTCATTAGTGATTGTTTCTCCCTCTTGATTTATCAAACTGAAATCTCCAATCTTATGAATAGTATTGTATTCTTTTGAATCTTCTGAAATCCATTCAGGAGTAAAAACAGCAGAATTAAAGAAAGGTAACGTAACTGTTTTATCAACTTTAACTTCTTTTTTACAACTTACACAAAATAGTGCAGTGCAAATCCATAATATAGTTCTATTTATAACTTTCATTAACTGTATTTACTGTATAACATTTTTTTAAACCAATTAACCCGAAACGATCTCCATTTTTTGTTACGAAATTAGCTCTTATCCTTCCATCATCTCTCCACAATTGTTGTTTACCTTCTTCTTTTCCTTTTACAAAATGAAAAGCCTTCATTTGTTGACCGTTTTTATACCATTCATTTACTTCTCCGTTGTAAGCTCCTGTGGTATTGAAGTGGTATTCAAATCTTTTATTTCCATTAGGCCACCAACCATTATGAATACCACTCTTTTTTCCCTTCGTATAAAATCGTTCTTCTATTTTTAAGGTATCATTTAAATACTTTAATTCTTGTCCTTCCTTCTTTCCTCTTAAGTAATTAGAAATTGTTTTTAATCTATTTAAAGTATCGTATTTAGTTAATTTTCCTGAGTACAAGTTTTGCTTCAAAAAGAGTTCACCATTGACCAATTTAAAATCAGTTGTGTTAAAAACTTCTTCTTGATATTTAATTTCATCTTTTTTACAAGATAAAAACACTACAAAAATTACTAAGAAAAATCTCTTCATTTATTGAGAAATGTTTCCTGGAGTACCGAAGTATCCATTTCCATTAATGTAAGGAGCTTCTGAAGTAACGTGGTAATGATAAATTCCATTAGGAAAATCAGGAGTTACACCAACATGTCCGTGAAATTCATCTAAATCTGAATTTGTAACTGGACTTCCATTTTCTTCTGGTCCATACACAGGAAAACCATCTGCTAATAATCCTAAAAAACCTGATTTCCCCAGAACACCAGTTAGAAAAGTTGGTTCTATATGATAATGATAATTTCCTCTTGCGTCTGGATGTCCTAAATATTGATCAAAAGAATCTATTTCATTAGTTAAAGGTTGGTTATTAGGACCAGCATATTGATTATAAAAGACAATTCCATTTACAGATACACCTATAGGACCTAGAGGTGTTGCAGCATTACTTGAAGCTTCTTGTGGTTTTAAAGGAATTGTGAAAACTATATTCTGACTCTCAATTAAATTAGGATTTTTTCTCCAATTAGGATTATCTCCATTATAAGCTTCATACATTGGATTTGTTTGTTCCCAATAAGGACTTCCATGATTTGGTAAATCATCGGTAGTAATTTCAACAACATCTCCGTTTATTGCATAAGAAACACCTGGTACGTTATCAAATTTAGACAACACACTTGTTATATCATAAGTTTCTGAGGGTGTTGTAGGTGTATCTGGAGTATTATTGTCTTCGTCTGAAGAGCATGATACAAATAAAATTAAAAGACTACCTATTAAAGTTTTATATCTATTTCTCATAATTAATTCTTTATGTTATTAATTGCATTTTTTAATTCTATTAAAACAGCTTGTTCTGTTGTACTTAGAGAGGAATTATTCAATAAGTTATTCGTCTCAAAAAAATCACTGGAAACATTGTAAAAAGCTTCTGTTCCATCGGAAAAAAGAATATATTTATAATTATCATTTCTTACTGTAATATCTTCTGAACCAGAATCTCTACCTATTTCTGTATATCCATAATCTCTTACTTTGGTATCAGAATTATTAGAAACTATATCCCAAAAACTACGACTGTCATTAATTGTACTTACATTCACTCCAGCTATATTTGCAATTGTGGCAAATAAATCGGTGGTATTTACTAATGCAGGTTCTGTTTCATTAAATCGATTTACATCTTTACCATATACAATCATAGGCACATTTACACCTCCTTGGTAAACTGTTCCCTTAACTCTTCTACTTCTATATTCTTGAGCTACTTGATTTGGAGTTCCGTTATCTCCAATAAAAATGACAACTGTATTATTTCTTTCTTCCTCTGACATGGAATTCAATAAGCGACCTATTTCAGAGTCCATCGCTTCTATCATTGCCATATAATATGGTTGCGGATTAGCATCTATACTCGCTTCATCTGTTGGTAAATTTCCTTGAGAATGTAATTCGGTTGGTGGCAAATGAAAAGGTGTGTGAGGTGCATTGTAAGCTAGCCACAAAAACCATGGATTATCTTGATCTTTAACCCAATCTATAGCTAAATCTGTGAATTTAGTTGTTGTATATTCTGTTGAGTTACTTTGAACTCCATTTTCAGTAAAAGTCCAATTCCAGTAAGAAGTAACAGCTCCATTCAATAAACCTGCATAATAATCTACGCCTAATTCGTTTGGATGATTAGCATCTCTTGATAAATGCCATTTACCTATAACAGCATTTTGGTAACCAGCACCATTATCTTTTAAATATTTTTGAATTGAAGTTTCTGAATTAGACAATTCATCATCTACTTGCATTACTCTAGTTCTAAAACCGTATTTACCAGTTAAAATACTTGATCTAGTTGGAGTACAAGTTGGATAAGACCATAAATTTTCAAATCGAACTCCATTATTAATCATACTTTGAAGATTTGGCATATTAGGCTTAATACTTCCGACAGAATAACCTGGCGTTGCATCCAATCCCATATCATCGGCTATGATTAATAAAATATTAGGTTTTGTAGTTACTGGATTAGAATCAATTGGCGATTCTGTATCTACATTATCTTTACTACAAGAAGTAATCAGTACTAATAGTACTAATAGTACTAATAGTATTGGGGATAAAATCAATCTCATGTATCGTACTTTTATTTTTAGACCGTGAAGAATTAAAAAGGTTTAAAAATTCGCTAAATAATTTACAAAAAAAAATCTAATATAACTGAATTTAAACATGTTATATTAGATTAAAAATTGATTTATATGTTAGATTTTCTAGAAAAACAGATTAATTTTTAAATCTAGTTTTATGGGAATTACTCTTTACTTTAATATAGTTAGGTTTTAAATCTTTATTGTATCCTTCTGTTATAAAACCTATCAAACTATTTAAACTCTTCACTAAAAATTCTTTCATGACTGAGGGATTTAATTTTTTAACTTACACTATGTATGACACTTTCTTTTTCAAAAAGTCACTAACTATTTTAAAAATTAGTTTACGTATCTTTGTAGCACAAAAATATTTTTATGAAATTAATTTTTTTAACAATAGGATTATTAGCTTTAGCATTCGGTGGAATTGCTATTAAGATTTGGGCAAAAAAAGATGGTGAATTTGCTGGAACATGCGCAAGTCAAAATCCGATGTTGAACAAAACTGGTGAAGCATGTGGCTTTTGTGGTAAAACACCAGATCAATTTGATACTTGTAATGAACCTCAACATCAATAAAAAAACAATCTCATAAAAAAGGAAATCCTTACACATATAGATCAAGCAAAAAAAGGCAATCAAGTTGCTTTCAATTACCTTTTGGATTTCTATTGGGGTAGTGTTTATGGTTATCAGTTAAAAAATACAGGTAACGAAAATGATGCAGAAGATATTACCATCCAAACTTTTGCAAAAGCTTTTAACAAAATTCATCTTTACAACGAAGAGTATGAGTTTAATACTTGGTTAATAGCTATTTCTAAGAACTTATATCAAGATCTTATAAGAAAACGAAAATCATCAATTCAATTTAAAGCTTCTACAGCAGATGAAGATAAAATTTATGATATTGTTGATGACACACCTTCGCCTGAAGACAAAATTATAAAAGAACAAAATTTAGCTAAGCTTTTAAGAGATATAAAAAAGCTAAAACCTAAGTATCAAGAAGTAATCAACTTACGTTTTTTCCAGGAACTTTCTTACAAAGAAATCTCATCGCATATTGATGAACCTATAAACAATGTTAAAGTAAAGCTCTTGAGAGCTAAGAAATTACTAGCAGAAATCATCAAAAAAAGTGATGTATGAAAAAGTCGATACTAAATGTACTTGGTCCAGGATTACTTTTTGCTGGAGCTGCAATTGGAGTATCACATTTAGTACAAGCAACAAGAGCTGGCGCTGATTATGGTCTTGGATTATTATGGGCTATAATAGTAGTTCACCTTTTTAAATATCCATTTTTTAGATTCGGTCCACAATACGCTTCCGCAACAGGTGAAAGTTTACTAGATGGTTATAAGAAGCTAGGAAAACCTTATTTAATATTATATATGGTTGTAAATTTTGTAACCATGTTTACTATTCAAGCAGCAGTGACTATAGTAACTGCCGGATTAGCTAGTCAACTTTTTGGTATTACTCATAATTTAGTTTATTGGTCTTACATACTCTTAATTGTAATTATTATCATTTTATTATTTGGTAAATATTCGTTCTTAGATAAATTTATTAAATACATTATTTTATTTCTCACCA
This genomic stretch from Tenacibaculum jejuense harbors:
- a CDS encoding YHYH protein, whose amino-acid sequence is MRNRYKTLIGSLLILFVSCSSDEDNNTPDTPTTPSETYDITSVLSKFDNVPGVSYAINGDVVEITTDDLPNHGSPYWEQTNPMYEAYNGDNPNWRKNPNLIESQNIVFTIPLKPQEASSNAATPLGPIGVSVNGIVFYNQYAGPNNQPLTNEIDSFDQYLGHPDARGNYHYHIEPTFLTGVLGKSGFLGLLADGFPVYGPEENGSPVTNSDLDEFHGHVGVTPDFPNGIYHYHVTSEAPYINGNGYFGTPGNISQ
- a CDS encoding toxin-antitoxin system YwqK family antitoxin; its protein translation is MKRFFLVIFVVFLSCKKDEIKYQEEVFNTTDFKLVNGELFLKQNLYSGKLTKYDTLNRLKTISNYLRGKKEGQELKYLNDTLKIEERFYTKGKKSGIHNGWWPNGNKRFEYHFNTTGAYNGEVNEWYKNGQQMKAFHFVKGKEEGKQQLWRDDGRIRANFVTKNGDRFGLIGLKKCYTVNTVNESYK
- a CDS encoding sulfatase-like hydrolase/transferase produces the protein MRLILSPILLVLLVLLVLITSCSKDNVDTESPIDSNPVTTKPNILLIIADDMGLDATPGYSVGSIKPNMPNLQSMINNGVRFENLWSYPTCTPTRSSILTGKYGFRTRVMQVDDELSNSETSIQKYLKDNGAGYQNAVIGKWHLSRDANHPNELGVDYYAGLLNGAVTSYWNWTFTENGVQSNSTEYTTTKFTDLAIDWVKDQDNPWFLWLAYNAPHTPFHLPPTELHSQGNLPTDEASIDANPQPYYMAMIEAMDSEIGRLLNSMSEEERNNTVVIFIGDNGTPNQVAQEYRSRRVKGTVYQGGVNVPMIVYGKDVNRFNETEPALVNTTDLFATIANIAGVNVSTINDSRSFWDIVSNNSDTKVRDYGYTEIGRDSGSEDITVRNDNYKYILFSDGTEAFYNVSSDFFETNNLLNNSSLSTTEQAVLIELKNAINNIKN
- a CDS encoding membrane or secreted protein, whose translation is MKLIFLTIGLLALAFGGIAIKIWAKKDGEFAGTCASQNPMLNKTGEACGFCGKTPDQFDTCNEPQHQ
- a CDS encoding RNA polymerase sigma factor codes for the protein MKKEILTHIDQAKKGNQVAFNYLLDFYWGSVYGYQLKNTGNENDAEDITIQTFAKAFNKIHLYNEEYEFNTWLIAISKNLYQDLIRKRKSSIQFKASTADEDKIYDIVDDTPSPEDKIIKEQNLAKLLRDIKKLKPKYQEVINLRFFQELSYKEISSHIDEPINNVKVKLLRAKKLLAEIIKKSDV